From Nilaparvata lugens isolate BPH chromosome 7, ASM1435652v1, whole genome shotgun sequence, one genomic window encodes:
- the LOC111052254 gene encoding striatin-interacting protein 1 — MINVINMDRNGNGKRGVLNTRNPYGGKLQRQDSDGELESTDLEFIYDDADSYTNEIAELYGYTEQPEYQLNVKAFEDQMEMYKHSPSWQKLDQSQKRSVVCKLLDQLEVSNKTLRMRAGRCFLYLLQGCWAEMQSDKEQQACTKENALLIYELGVFHTFVDLLNIEIENSSTANTAMRKLAVSLADSLDLRVILSVIYIIVEVFRNVADDDTEQWKKAKENFKQDISNPIGDELVAVKLFGMVTRFCGGSAPHFPMKKVLLLLWKIILLSLGGIAVLRELKNVRRIEHGLPPLEEDTVEVARHMRASSPPASAADLIETQSQKRGGLGGVAVGGGGRPLRRSLMKQSSLDHEATLAMEFEDDGGGESGGGRGGEGEEIRVVIGGEGGGEGGEGEEGGGKEGDDMPQPPSPPPHSDTPPPIRKLPWLPKVRQKDLDIFLENTRVKFVGFPLQGDRESLFGLPQPIHEGVDVLKRHIYTSLAEIQVQQEDELAKSPISLKETNINMTPTEILYQAMLPNLPQYMIALLKILLAAAPTSKAKTDSINIMADVLPEEMPMTVLQSMKLGTDVNRHKEIIVKAVSGILLLLLKHFKLNHIYQFEFMSQHLVFANCIPLVLKFFNQNIMSYVGTKNVIPILDFPACVIGDQPELTIDSLGIGDNQQHSWRNVFSCINLLRILNKLIKWKHSRIMMLVVFKSAPILKRTLKVRHAMMQLYVLKLLKIQTKYLGRQWRKSNMMTMSAIYQKVRHRLNDDWAYGNDIDAKPWDFQADECALRASVDRFNNRKYSNNVIVSYKIFYTYRIIFIF, encoded by the exons atgattaatgTCATTAATATGGACCGTAATGGTAATGGAAAAAGAGGAGTGCTAAATACTAGGAATCCGTATGGTGGAAAACTACAAAGACAAGATTCAGAT GGAGAACTTGAATCCACCGATTTGGAATTCATCTATGATGATGCCGATAGTTATACCAACGAAATCGCTGAACTGTATGGATACACCGAGCAGCCAGAATACCAACTCAACGTTAAA GCGTTCGAGGATCAAATGGAAATGTACAAACACAGCCCATCCTGGCAAAAACTCGACCAATCCCAGAAAAGATCAGTAGTCTGCAAGCTTCTTGACCAATTAGAAGTATCCAATAAGACGCTTAGAATGAGAGCCGGCAGATGTTTCCTGTATCTTTTACAG ggGTGTTGGGCAGAGATGCAATCAGACAAGGAACAACAAGCTTGCACTAAAGAAAATGCTCTTCTCATTTATGAGCTGGGAGTCTTCCATACGTTCGTCGACCTGCTCAACATTGAAATTGA GAACAGTTCAACAGCAAATACAGCCATGAGAAAACTGGCGGTCAGCTTGGCCGACTCGCTCGATCTGCGAGTCATTCTCAGTGTCATCTACATCATCGTCGAAGTGTTCAGGAATGTGGCTGATGATGACACCGAACAATGGAAAAAGGCCAAAGAGAATTTCAAACAAGATATCT CAAATCCGATTGGCGATGAACTAGTTGCCGTGAAACTGTTTGGAATGGTGACCAGGTTCTGTGGGGGATCAGCTCCGCATTTTCCCATGAAAAAGGTTCTGCTGCTGTTGTGGAAAATCATTCTGTTGTCACTCGGTGGAATAGCTGTTCTGAGAGAATTGAAAA ACGTGAGACGCATAGAACACGGTCTGCCGCCGTTGGAAGAGGACACGGTGGAAGTGGCCCGCCACATGCGTGCCTCCTCGCCACCAGCCAGCGCTGCCGACCTCATCGAAACCCAGAGCCAGAAGCGAGGCGGTCTGGGGGGAGTTGCCGTAGGAGGAGGAGGTCGACCCCTACGCCGCAGTCTCATGAAGCAATCCTCCCTAGACCACGAAGCAACACTGGCCATGGAGTTCGAAGACGATGGTGGAGGAGAAAGTGGTGGGGGAAGAGGAGGGGAAGGGGAAGAGATCAGGGTTGTGATTGGAGGCGAAGGCGGGGGCGAAGGAGGAGAGGGGGAAGAGGGTGGGGGTAAAGAGGGGGATGATATGCCGCAACCACCTTCCCCTCCGCCGCATAGCGATACGCCGCCGCCTATCCGGA AACTGCCATGGTTACCGAAAGTGAGACAGAAGGATCTGGATATTTTCCTGGAGAATACCAGAGTGAAATTTGTTGGATTTCCCCTGCAAGGAGACCGAGAGTCTCTGTTTGGACTGCCTCAACCCATCCATGAAGGAGTCGATGTGTTGAAAAGA CATATCTATACATCATTGGCGGAAATACAAGTACAACAAGAGGACGAATTGGCGAAGAGTCCCATCTCGTTGAAAGAGACCAACATAAACATGACTCCAACTGAGATATTGTATCAG GCAATGCTACCAAACCTACCTCAGTACATGATTGCTCTGCTGAAGATTCTCCTAGCAGCTGCCCCAACCTCCAAAGCTAAGACTGATTCCATCAACATAATGGCTGATGTGCTACCTGAAGAAATGCC GATGACAGTGCTGCAGTCAATGAAACTGGGCACCGATGTTAACCGGCATAAGGAGATAATAGTGAAAGCGGTGTCGGGAATCCTGCTGCTGCTGCTCAAGCACTTCAAACTCAACCACATCTACCAGTTCGAGTTCATGTCGCAGCATCTGGTCTTCGCCAACTGCATCCCCCTCGTGCTCAAGTTCTTCAATCAGAACATCATGTCCTATGTCGGCACTAAGAATGT TATTCCAATCCTGGACTTTCCGGCGTGTGTGATTGGTGACCAACCAGAGCTGACCATTGACAGCCTGGGCATCGGAGACAACCAGCAACACTCGTGGCGAAACGTCTTCTCCTGCATCAACCTGCTACGCATACTCAACAAGCTTATCAAGTGGAAGCATTCGCGCATAATG ATGCTGGTGGTGTTCAAATCGGCTCCCATTCTGAAGCGCACACTGAAAGTGCGCCACGCCATGATGCAGCTGTATGTGTTGAAGCTGCTGAAGATCCAGACGAAATACTTGGGCCGACAGTGGCGCAAGTCCAACATGATGACGATGAGCGCCATCTACCAGAAAGTCAGGCATCGGTTGAACGATGACTGGGCTTATGGCAATG ATATCGATGCGAAACCGTGGGATTTCCAAGCTGATGAATGTGCTCTCAGAGCATCAGTCGACAGATTCAATAACAGGAA ATACAGCAACAATGTTATTGTAAGTTACAAAATCTTCTATACCTACCGTATTATCTTTAtcttttga
- the LOC111051094 gene encoding prostatic acid phosphatase isoform X3 — translation MLTKYAQLSCILVLIVGCSIAVLIFVCEAFPWEQSPESLRLVIVVHRHGERTPTRFYKNDPYSNVEKYWPEGLGQLTTGGKSQMYKVGQLLRKRYFKHIPKFSVDTVRVFSSDADRCLMSAGTLLAGMFPPTTDQQWTTDINWQPIPIHTIPQPMDAVNGKAKCPKFEEELSIVEKQIDANLSDSLKDLYNYLTTNSGTKVSTIGGVRKLYSTLKCEEVNGYTLPEWTDAVFPDKMRKIVQLSIATNTWTNLLKRLRGGPLLKEILNNLKSKSSGKAQEKLFFYSIHDTGIVSLYRTLGFEEMILPEYGATFIFELHQIGQEYFVKMFFLAETYSEKFKELKFPYCETLCPLEKLLKATEPVVPENWNQECQVNPI, via the exons ATGTTAACAAAATATGCCCAACTAAGTTGTATTTTAGTTTTGATTGTCGGATGTTCTATAGctgttttgatttttgtttgtgaGGCGTTTCCCTGGGAGCAAAGTCCTGAATCACTGAGGCTTGTCATTGTT gTGCATAGACATGGAGAACGAACTCCGACACGCTTTTACAAAAATGATCCCTATTCGAATGTGGAGAAATACTGGCCTGAAGGCCTGGGGCAGTTGACTACG GGTGGGAAATCCCAAATGTACAAAGTAGGACAACTGCTTCGTAAGCGATACTTCAAACACATCCCCAAGTTCTCAGTGGACACGGTGCGGGTTTTCAGCAGTGACGCAGACCGATGCCTGATGAGTGCTGGCACGCTATTGGCTGGCATGTTTCCACCAACCACAGACCAGCAGTGGACCACAGACATCAACTGGCAGCCAATCCCGATTCATACTATTCCCCAGCCCATGGATGCG GTTAACGGGAAAGCAAAGTGCCCGAAATTCGAAGAAGAACTAtcaatagttgaaaaacaaatcGACGCAAACCTCTCAGATTCTTTGAAAGATTTGTACAATTATCTGACAACAAACTCAGGAACAAAGGTTTCCACGATTGGTGGTGTAAGGAAGCTCTATTCAACACTCAAGTGTGAG GAAGTAAATGGCTACACACTTCCTGAATGGACAGATGCCGTATTCCCAGATAAGATGAGGAAAATTGTGCAGCTGAGTATAGCAACTAATACTTGGACTAATCTGCTCAAGAGGCTAAGAGGTG GGCCACTTCTGAAAGAGATCCTCAATAACCTCAAGTCTAAATCCAGCGGAAAAGCTCAAGAAAAACTTTTCTTCTACTCCATACATGATACCGGTATCGTCAGCCTGTATCGGACTCTGGGATTTGAAGAAATGATACTACCTGAATATGGAGCAACTTTCATTTTTGAACTTCACCAAATTGGTCAGGAGTATTTTGTCAAA ATGTTTTTCCTGGCTGAAACGTACTCAGAGAAATTCAAAGAGCTGAAATTCCCTTACTGTGAAACTCTATGTCCTCTGGAAAAATTGCTGAAAGCTACAGAGCCAGTGGTGCCAGAAAACTGGAACCAGGAGTGCCAAGTCAACCCAATATAA